In the Candidatus Eremiobacterota bacterium genome, one interval contains:
- a CDS encoding tyrosine-type recombinase/integrase — MTGEGRLVKGQVTDMAGKKVGTQVPRRKEETDERPGRYRSALEEIRHELRELWEGPPYERGDKLPATLSREECRQLMTAYTKGKWAFRNNLISRVLYATGLRGEELENLKVCDVNYDQGTIFVRSGKGDKDRYVCCDGETFALIRKWGEEQKKGLEDAVIGLTVRQIRRIVEEAGELTGIAKKYEAMGRVFSSHSLRHAFATHCYENGMRTLTLKKMMGHEFLATTEVYLYTSMRYEVEEFKRVGPLGRE, encoded by the coding sequence ATGACAGGAGAGGGGCGGCTTGTGAAGGGTCAGGTGACGGATATGGCGGGGAAAAAGGTGGGGACCCAGGTCCCCAGGCGGAAGGAAGAGACTGATGAGAGGCCGGGGCGCTACCGGAGCGCCCTGGAGGAGATACGGCATGAATTGCGGGAGCTTTGGGAAGGTCCGCCCTATGAGCGAGGTGACAAGCTTCCAGCGACTCTTTCACGGGAGGAGTGCCGGCAACTGATGACGGCCTATACGAAGGGGAAGTGGGCTTTCAGGAATAATTTGATAAGCCGGGTTCTTTATGCGACGGGACTCCGGGGTGAGGAGCTCGAAAACCTGAAGGTGTGCGATGTGAACTATGACCAGGGGACGATCTTCGTGAGGTCGGGGAAAGGTGACAAGGATCGGTATGTGTGTTGCGATGGGGAGACCTTTGCGTTGATCAGGAAGTGGGGCGAGGAGCAGAAGAAGGGTCTTGAGGATGCGGTGATAGGGCTCACGGTAAGGCAGATCAGGAGAATCGTCGAGGAGGCTGGCGAGCTCACCGGGATTGCGAAGAAGTACGAGGCGATGGGGCGGGTGTTCTCGTCACACAGCCTGCGACACGCCTTCGCGACGCACTGCTATGAGAACGGGATGAGGACGCTTACGCTGAAAAAGATGATGGGGCATGAGTTCCTCGCGACGACGGAGGTATATCTATATACGTCGATGCGGTACGAGGTGGAGGAGTTCAAGAGGGTGGGGCCGCTGGGGAGGGAATGA
- a CDS encoding helix-turn-helix domain-containing protein, which produces MEIKETEVYTMDEAAKLLKISKATIQRRIQSGSLHSLKTGRIRRIRGKDLIAFIENAVEMGTNKRSGY; this is translated from the coding sequence GTGGAAATAAAAGAAACTGAAGTCTATACTATGGATGAAGCTGCCAAATTGCTGAAAATAAGCAAAGCTACTATACAAAGGAGAATACAGAGCGGATCGCTGCATTCATTGAAAACCGGAAGAATCAGGAGAATCAGAGGTAAAGATCTTATCGCGTTCATAGAGAATGCTGTTGAGATGGGAACGAACAAAAGGAGCGGATATTGA
- a CDS encoding DegT/DnrJ/EryC1/StrS family aminotransferase yields the protein MNISMVDLKGQYHAIKGEIDEAISSVLEGSHFIMGPDVGALEKEVAEYLGVRYAIGVGSGTEALHIALMACGICGDEMEVIVPTFTFIATSEVVSLVGAVPVFADIDERTYNISVEDIRKKITKRTRAIIPVHLYGQPAAMDEILALAKEHGLAVIEDCAQSMGAAWKGRKTGSLGDAGCLSFFPSKNLGGYGDGGMIVTNRDDVAEKAKAIRVHGSKKKYFHHIVGFNSRLDTLQAAILRVKLRHLEEWNGRRRASAALYDSELEGTPYVTPKVAAGAHHVYHQYTIRTPKREELAAFLKEKGIPSMIYYPLCLHLQEVYKGLGYHKGDMPEAEKAQDEVLSLPMCPELTAEKVKAVTGAMKEFAGQHLAVGSR from the coding sequence ATGAACATTTCGATGGTTGACCTGAAGGGGCAGTATCACGCGATCAAGGGGGAGATAGACGAGGCCATCTCTTCAGTCCTCGAGGGATCGCACTTTATCATGGGGCCCGACGTGGGCGCCCTTGAGAAGGAAGTAGCGGAGTACCTGGGGGTGCGCTATGCCATAGGGGTGGGCTCGGGGACGGAGGCGCTCCACATCGCCCTCATGGCCTGCGGCATCTGCGGCGACGAGATGGAGGTCATCGTGCCGACCTTCACGTTCATCGCCACCTCTGAAGTGGTCTCTCTCGTGGGGGCCGTGCCGGTCTTTGCCGATATAGACGAGAGGACGTATAATATTTCAGTCGAGGATATCAGGAAGAAGATTACGAAGCGGACCAGGGCCATTATTCCGGTGCACCTTTACGGGCAGCCGGCGGCGATGGACGAGATCCTGGCCCTTGCGAAAGAGCACGGCCTCGCCGTCATCGAGGACTGCGCCCAGTCCATGGGAGCGGCATGGAAGGGGAGGAAGACGGGGTCGCTCGGCGACGCGGGCTGCCTTTCGTTTTTCCCGAGCAAGAACCTGGGAGGCTACGGCGACGGGGGGATGATTGTCACCAACCGCGATGATGTTGCCGAGAAGGCGAAGGCCATCAGGGTCCACGGGAGCAAGAAGAAGTACTTTCACCATATTGTAGGGTTCAACAGCCGCCTCGACACCCTCCAGGCGGCGATCCTGCGCGTGAAGCTCCGCCACCTCGAGGAGTGGAACGGGCGGCGGCGTGCCTCAGCGGCCCTCTATGACAGCGAGCTTGAGGGAACGCCTTATGTGACGCCCAAGGTGGCGGCGGGGGCCCATCACGTCTATCATCAGTATACGATAAGGACGCCGAAACGCGAAGAGCTTGCAGCCTTCCTCAAGGAGAAGGGAATTCCTTCGATGATCTATTACCCTCTGTGCCTCCATCTCCAGGAGGTTTACAAGGGGCTTGGTTATCATAAGGGGGATATGCCTGAGGCGGAGAAGGCCCAGGACGAGGTGCTCTCTCTTCCCATGTGCCCCGAGCTCACCGCGGAGAAGGTGAAGGCCGTGACGGGGGCGATGAAGGAGTTTGCCGGGCAGCACCTGGCCGTGGGATCACGCTGA